CATTCGTAATACTCTGAAGGAGATTCTGGAGTACGAAAGCTACGCTGTGGATCAGGCCGAGGACGGCCCCACGGGCCTGGATATGCTCGTCAAGAATAAGTATGATGTGGTGCTCTGCGACATCAAGATGCCGAAAATGGACGGCCTTGAAGTGCTAGAGCGCGCTCAAACTATATCCCCCGATTCCGCCTTCATCATGGTATCGGCGCACGGCAGCATCGAAACGGCCGTGGATGCCACCAAGAAAGGCGCATTCGATTTCATCCAGAAGCCACCGGACCTGAACCGTTTGCTCATCACTGTGCGCAACGCCCTCGACCGCACCAAGCTGGTAACTGAGACCAAGACGCTCAAGAAGAAGATTGCCAAGAGCTCCGAAATGGTCGGCAACTCGACGGCCCTCGGAGTGGTGCGCAAAGCCATTGAGAAAGTAGCGCCTACCGATGCCCGCGTGCTCATTACGGGTCCGAACGGTGCTGGTAAGGAGATGGTAGCCCGCCAACTGCACGAGCAAAGCAACCGCGCTGGCGGCCCGATGGTAGAGGTTAACTGCGCTGCTATCCCCTCGGAGCTGATCGAAAGCGAGCTATTTGGTCACGAAAAGGGCTCGTTTACGTCGGCGGTAAAACAACGCATCGGCAAGTTCGAGCAAGCGAGCGGTGGCACGCTGTTCCTAGACGAAATAGGCGATATGAGCCTATCGGCCCAGGCCAAAGTGCTGCGTGCCTTGCAGGAAAGCAAAATCACCCGCGTCGGTGGCGAGAAGGAAATATCGGTGGACGTGCGTGTGGTAGCGGCTACAAACAAGAACCTGGTACAGGAAATTGCCGACCGCAATTTCCGCGAGGACTTGTACCACCGCCTGTCGGTTATCCTGATCCAAGTGCCGGCCCTCAACGACCGCCGCGAGGATATTCCGGACCTCGTGCAGAAGTTCTTGAATGACATCGCCCGCGACTACGGCAACAAGCCAAAGAAAGCAGATGCGGCAGCATTGAAGTACCTGCAAAGCCTCAACTGGACCGGTAACATCCGGGAGCTACGCAACGTGGTCGAACGCCTCGTTATCATGAGCGACGACATCATTACCGAAGCCGACGCCAAAGCGTATTCAGGCAAGTAAAATGCTCTGTTTCAACAAAAAAGCCTAGATTCTCATCTAGGCTTTTTTGTTAGGCTACTAATTGATTGCAGCCCCGCACATCTGAATTATCCATGCGGCCCAGCACCTCAAAGGAGCCATCAGGATGCTGGCGAGCTAAGTCCTTGGTCTCGATGAACGCACAAGAATCGATGTTAGCTAGGTCGATAACGTTGATAGCGCCATCGGGGCGGGTGGAGGAAACGGAGAATGGGTCGGATGGGTCACGCAACAGAATGCGCAGCGGCACAGGTTGGTGAAAGCGGCCATCACCTAGGCTGTAGGCTTGCGAAAGCAGCTCCGTCATACCGTATTCGGAGTGAATGCCGGCCGGGCCGAAAGCTAGCTTTAGCTCCGCGTGCAGCTCCTCCCGAATCATTTCGCGGCGCCGACCTTTCATGCCACCGGTTTCCAGCACCGTCAGACCTTGCAGCTCGGGCGCGGCACCGTACTCAGCTGCGAGGTCGAGCAGCGCATACGTCACGCCGATGAGCATCACCCGGCGCCCTAACTGCTTAGCTTCGCCTAAGGCTTGCACCAGCGCCGCGTAGTCGTGCAGGAAGAAGGCTGGTTGCGCTTGCCCCGACTCCTTAGCAAAGTAGTCGACCATGGCTACCAAGGACGACTGTCCTTGCTCCAGGTACGATGGCAGCAACGCCAGGAACGTCCACTCGCGCAAGGGGCTATAGGTTTGCTCGAAGATGCGGGCAGCATTCTGGCGGTAGAGCAGCGGGTCGCGCAAGCGGTGTTGGCTGCGCTGCTGCATCGTGGTGCCACTGCTCAAGAACACTTCCTTTGGCTCCCAACTAGCTGGCTCCGTCCGTACATCATGGGTCTTGAAAAACTCAATAGGCAGGAACGGGATATCTGTAAGTTGCTGTATCTGTTGCGGTTTGCGACCCAGCAGACCTAGGTATTCCTGGTAAGGTGGGCAATGTGCCGCTTGGTGTCGAAAGAGCGCCAGCGCGGTTTGTTCGAAGTCAGTAGCAGTTAGGTGCGGCAGTTGGCGTAGGTAGGCGTCGCGGAAACTCATTACAACACAATTCAGTTAACGTTTTGATATAACAAATAGCACCGCTGTTCGTTGAGAAGCTGTATATTCAGGCTGTGCAGTCAACCGGTTGTTTGCTGCTTTTTTTACCTACTATGACCAAGCTTTCTACTCCATCTCGGATAATGGGCCTAGCCATGCTGATGCTATTCGTCGGCCTTGCTGTTTCGTCCTGTATCGCCACCCCCGACTATCCTGACACACCAGAAATCAGCTTCAAAAGCATTACGCAGCAGCGCTTTAAAACAGATGATGGGACTTTCGATAGTGTTAAGGTGACTATCTCCTTTAGGGACGGTGACGGGGACCTAGGTCTTAGTAACGATGATACAAACCCGCCATATCAGCAGAAGAATTTGGACGGAACCCTCAATCGGTTTTATAACAACTACTTTTTTCAAGCGCAGGTTCTTCGGAATGGCGAGTATAGGGATACCATCTTGAATAAAGACCAACCCTACGATGGCCGATACCCGCTTCTCAACAACACCGGACGGGCAGAGCCGCTTAAAGGCGACTTGACCTTCAGTCAGCGGGTTTTTGTCGGAACTTTTTATTACGGCTCGAGAATACGCTATAAAGTAAGCATCGTGGATAGAGCTCTGCACGAGAGTAACACCATCTTTACCGATCCAATTCTATTCGTTAGATAGGGCTTAGCTCTCCCAGCTTCCCAAACGAAAGCCCGACCAGACACTAAGCGTCTGGTCGGGCTTTTTTATCACTAACGTGTTAGTAGATAGTAGGAAAACGCTTCGGGTCTGTTTCGTGCATGATTTCGTACACTACGTCGAACACGTCCTCCGCATTCGGCTTGCTGAAGTAGTCACCGTCGGTGCCATAGGGCGGGCGGTGCGCCTGCGCGGATAGGCAGCGGGGTTGG
This Hymenobacter sp. GOD-10R DNA region includes the following protein-coding sequences:
- a CDS encoding acyl transferase, whose translation is MSFRDAYLRQLPHLTATDFEQTALALFRHQAAHCPPYQEYLGLLGRKPQQIQQLTDIPFLPIEFFKTHDVRTEPASWEPKEVFLSSGTTMQQRSQHRLRDPLLYRQNAARIFEQTYSPLREWTFLALLPSYLEQGQSSLVAMVDYFAKESGQAQPAFFLHDYAALVQALGEAKQLGRRVMLIGVTYALLDLAAEYGAAPELQGLTVLETGGMKGRRREMIREELHAELKLAFGPAGIHSEYGMTELLSQAYSLGDGRFHQPVPLRILLRDPSDPFSVSSTRPDGAINVIDLANIDSCAFIETKDLARQHPDGSFEVLGRMDNSDVRGCNQLVA
- a CDS encoding sigma-54 dependent transcriptional regulator codes for the protein MPKILIIDDERAIRNTLKEILEYESYAVDQAEDGPTGLDMLVKNKYDVVLCDIKMPKMDGLEVLERAQTISPDSAFIMVSAHGSIETAVDATKKGAFDFIQKPPDLNRLLITVRNALDRTKLVTETKTLKKKIAKSSEMVGNSTALGVVRKAIEKVAPTDARVLITGPNGAGKEMVARQLHEQSNRAGGPMVEVNCAAIPSELIESELFGHEKGSFTSAVKQRIGKFEQASGGTLFLDEIGDMSLSAQAKVLRALQESKITRVGGEKEISVDVRVVAATNKNLVQEIADRNFREDLYHRLSVILIQVPALNDRREDIPDLVQKFLNDIARDYGNKPKKADAAALKYLQSLNWTGNIRELRNVVERLVIMSDDIITEADAKAYSGK